CGCCTCGGCCCATGCGGCGAGCTTCTCGTCCCACTCGCGGTGCTGCTGCTGGCCGCGCTCGACGGCCTGGCGGGTGTGCTCGAGGACGCCGTCCGGCACCTCGAAGCTCTTCTCGGGGTCGAAGCCGACGATCTGCTTGACGGCCGCGAGCTCCTCGGCGCCGAGCGCGGAGCCGTGGATCTTGCCCGAGTTCTGCTTCTTGGGGGAGGGCCAGCCGATGATCGTCTTGAGGATGATCAGCGAGGGCTTGCGCGTCTCGGCCTTGGCGGCCTCGACGGCGTCGAACAGCTCCTGCACGTCCTCGACGTACTCGCCCGTCTTCTTCCAGTCGACGTGCTGCACGTGCCAGCCGTAGGCCTCGTAGCGCGCGGCCACGTCCTCGGTGAAGGCGATGTCGGTGTCGTCCTCGATCGAGATCTGGTTGCTGTCGTAGATCGCGATGAGGTTGCCGAGCTCCTGGTGACCCGCGAGGGAGGAGGCCTCGGAGGTGATGCCCTCCTGCATGTCGCCGTCGCCGGCGATCACGTACACGAAGTGGTCGAAGGGGCTCTCGCCCGCGGGCGTCTCCGGGTCGAACAGGCCGCGCTCGTAGCGGGCGGCGTAGGCGAAGCCGACGGAGGAGGCGAGGCCCTGGCCGAGGGGGCCGGTGGTGATCTCGACGCCGTCGGTGTGGCCGTACTCGGGGTGACCCGGGGTCTTGGAGTCCCACGTGCGGAGCGCCTGGAGGTCCTCGATCTCGAGGCCGTAGCCGCCGAGGAAGAACTGCGTGTACTGCGTGAGCGAGCTGTGGCCCACCGAGAGGATGAACCGGTCGCGACCGATCCACGTGCTGTCGGACGGGTCGCGGCGCATGACCTTCTGGAACAGGAGGTATGCCGCCGGGGCCAGGCTCATGGCGGTGCCGGGGTGACCGTTTCCGACCTTCTCGACCGCGTCCGCGGCGAGGATTCGTGCGGTGTCGACCGCCGTGCTGTCGATGGGGTCCCATTGCAATGCTGCCACTTGGTTCTAGCCCTTCTGAAGATGGGGGGAGGCCCAGCCGGACCGCCTATCAGTATAGGGAACACCCACCTGGCCCCAGGTGTTCCGAGCCCGCCGCGACGGGCTCCCGCGGCTCGGCTCGCAGGGGCGGTGGCCTACCATGGGGAGGGAATGTCCGGCGAGTTAGAGGTGCGATGAACGTTGCGGTGCAGAGTCGGGTCGATCGGGAGACGATCGGCGTGGCGAGGAAGACCAAGGCGTACGTCGCACTGACGAAGCCGCGCGTGATCGAGCTCCTGCTCGTGACCACCGCGCCCGTCATGATCCTCGCCCAGGGCGGGTGGCCGAACCCCTGGCTGATCCTCGGCGTCCTCGTCGGCGGCACGCTCAGCGCGGGCAGCGCCAACGCCTTCAACTGCTACATCGACCGCGACATCGACCGCGTCATGAAGCGCACGCAGCGGCGGCCCCTCGTCACCGGGGAGCTGACGGACCGCGAGGCGCTGGTCTTCGCCTGGGTCATCGGCGTCGCCAGCATCGTGTGGCTCGGCGTCATCTCCAACTGGCTGGCCGCGGCGCTCTCGCTCGCCGCCATCCTCTTCTACGTCTTCGTCTACACGCTGTGGCTGAAGCGCCGCACGCCGCAGAACATCGTCTGGGGCGGCGCGGCCGGCTGCATGCCCGTCCTCATCGGCTGGGCGGCCGTCACGGGCGACATCTCGTGGGCGCCGGTGATCCTCTTCATGATCGTGTTCCTCTGGACCCCGCCGCACTACTGGCCGCTGTCCATGAAGTACCGCGACGACTACGCCTCCGTCAACGTCCCCATGCTCGCCGTCGTCCGCGGCCGCGCCGCCGTCGGCCTCCAGACCATCCTCTACGCGTGGGCCACGCTCGCCTGCTCGCTGCTGCTCATCCCGGTGGCCGGCATGGGCCTCGTCTACACCCTCGCCGCCCTCGCGGGCGGCGGCTGGTTCGTCTACGAGACGCACCGCCTGTACGACCTCGCGGTGCGCCACGAGCCCATCAAGCCGATGCGCGTCTTCCACGCGTCCATCTCGTACCTCTCGCTGCTGTTCCTCGCGGTCGGCATCGACCCGCTGC
The genomic region above belongs to Clavibacter phaseoli and contains:
- a CDS encoding heme o synthase — protein: MNVAVQSRVDRETIGVARKTKAYVALTKPRVIELLLVTTAPVMILAQGGWPNPWLILGVLVGGTLSAGSANAFNCYIDRDIDRVMKRTQRRPLVTGELTDREALVFAWVIGVASIVWLGVISNWLAAALSLAAILFYVFVYTLWLKRRTPQNIVWGGAAGCMPVLIGWAAVTGDISWAPVILFMIVFLWTPPHYWPLSMKYRDDYASVNVPMLAVVRGRAAVGLQTILYAWATLACSLLLIPVAGMGLVYTLAALAGGGWFVYETHRLYDLAVRHEPIKPMRVFHASISYLSLLFLAVGIDPLLPF